A genome region from Burkholderiales bacterium includes the following:
- the gcvPB gene encoding putative glycine dehydrogenase (decarboxylating) subunit 2, whose amino-acid sequence MLIFERSEPGRLNAALAPDWEAPEDIPEAFLRRSPLPLPEVSELEAVRHYTRLSQRNFSIDTHFYPLGSCTMKYNPRAANLVAMLPAFLARHPRAPERTGQGFLRCLYELQEILKVVTGMAGVSLAPMAGAQGEFAGVAMIRAYHEARGDGGRTEIIVPDAAHGTNPATASMCGYTVREVPTTREGDVDLEALAAALGPKTAGLMLTNPSTLGVFERRILDIQRLVHEAGGLLYYDGANLNAILGRVRPGDMGFDVVHVNLHKTFATPHGGGGPGAGPVGVSEKLLPFLPVPMVVEQGGALRLLTERDRPQTIGRLSAHLGNAGVLLRAYVYARMLGAEGMRRVSAFAALNANYLMVRLRQAGFELAYPTRRAGHEFVVTLKRLKQETGVSAMDFAKRLLDYGFHAPTTYFPLLVPECLLIEPTETESKQTLDAFVEAMVQVAREAREAPERVKTAPHTLPVRRLDETRAARVLDLRWK is encoded by the coding sequence ATGCTGATCTTCGAGCGCTCCGAGCCCGGACGCTTGAACGCGGCCCTCGCGCCCGACTGGGAGGCGCCGGAGGACATCCCGGAAGCCTTCCTGCGCCGCTCGCCCCTTCCCCTGCCGGAGGTGTCGGAGCTGGAGGCCGTGCGCCACTACACCCGGCTCAGCCAGCGGAACTTCTCCATCGACACCCATTTCTATCCCCTGGGCTCCTGCACCATGAAGTACAACCCGCGGGCAGCCAACCTGGTGGCCATGCTGCCCGCATTCCTCGCCCGCCACCCGCGGGCGCCGGAGCGCACCGGGCAGGGCTTCCTGCGCTGCCTCTACGAGCTGCAGGAGATCCTCAAGGTGGTAACCGGCATGGCCGGGGTGAGCCTCGCCCCCATGGCGGGCGCCCAGGGGGAGTTCGCCGGCGTGGCCATGATCCGCGCCTACCACGAGGCCCGGGGCGATGGGGGACGCACCGAAATCATCGTTCCCGACGCGGCCCACGGCACCAACCCGGCCACCGCCAGCATGTGCGGCTACACGGTGCGGGAAGTGCCCACCACCCGGGAGGGGGACGTGGACCTGGAGGCCCTCGCCGCCGCCCTGGGGCCGAAGACGGCGGGCCTCATGCTCACCAATCCCTCCACCCTGGGCGTGTTCGAGCGCCGCATCCTGGACATTCAGCGCCTGGTGCACGAAGCCGGGGGGCTGCTCTACTACGACGGGGCCAACCTGAACGCCATCCTGGGCCGCGTGCGTCCCGGCGACATGGGCTTCGACGTGGTCCACGTGAACCTGCATAAGACCTTCGCCACCCCCCACGGCGGCGGCGGCCCGGGGGCGGGGCCGGTGGGGGTGAGCGAGAAGCTCCTGCCTTTCCTTCCCGTGCCCATGGTGGTGGAGCAGGGCGGCGCGCTGCGGCTCTTGACCGAGCGGGATCGGCCCCAGACCATCGGGCGCCTGTCCGCCCACCTGGGCAACGCGGGCGTGCTCCTGCGCGCCTACGTCTATGCTCGCATGCTGGGCGCGGAGGGCATGCGCCGGGTGTCCGCCTTCGCCGCTCTCAACGCCAATTACCTCATGGTGCGGCTCAGGCAAGCGGGATTCGAACTCGCCTATCCCACCCGGCGCGCAGGTCACGAGTTCGTGGTCACGCTCAAGCGCTTGAAGCAGGAGACCGGGGTGAGCGCCATGGATTTCGCTAAGCGGCTGCTCGACTACGGCTTTCATGCGCCCACCACCTATTTCCCCTTGCTCGTCCCCGAGTGCCTCCTCATCGAACCCACCGAAACCGAGTCCAAGCAGACCCTGGATGCGTTCGTGGAGGCCATGGTCCAGGTGGCGCGGGAAGCGCGCGAAGCGCCCGAGCGGGTCAAGACCGCGCCCCACACCCTTCCCGTGAGGCGGCTCGATGAAACCCGCGCCGCGCGCGTGCTGGACCTGCGGTGGAAATAA
- a CDS encoding hypothetical protein (possible pseudo, internal stop codon), translating into MEITPPEHPRKGQAGLKHVWDALFHSLDGLKAAYRWEGAFRLEVWIAAVLIPLALFLPASGTGKALMVASVLLVLIVELLNSSVEAAVDRVSLENHHLAKRAKDFGSAAVFVSAANVPVVWALVLFG; encoded by the coding sequence GTGGAAATAACCCCGCCCGAGCATCCGCGCAAAGGGCAGGCGGGACTCAAGCACGTGTGGGACGCCCTGTTCCACTCCCTGGATGGGCTGAAGGCCGCCTACCGCTGGGAAGGGGCCTTCCGCCTGGAAGTATGGATCGCCGCGGTGCTCATCCCCCTGGCCCTGTTCCTGCCCGCTTCGGGCACGGGCAAGGCCCTCATGGTGGCGAGCGTCTTACTGGTACTGATCGTGGAGCTGCTCAACTCCTCGGTGGAAGCGGCGGTGGACCGAGTGTCGCTGGAAAACCACCACCTGGCCAAGCGGGCCAAGGACTTCGGCAGCGCGGCGGTGTTCGTAAGCGCGGCGAACGTGCCGGTGGTGTGGGCGTTGGTGCTGTTCGGCTGA
- a CDS encoding phosphoenolpyruvate-protein phosphotransferase, whose protein sequence is MKVIRGKPLSPGYGMGRAVVLGAARLSVPQYRIQPAQVDAEHRRLQQALDRSREELERLQARVMAELGHEVADIFTAHLAFLRDKQFVERVKEQVARDLVNVEQACRAVISDLAQTLAKVDDEYLREREQDVRDMGRRVLRHLARHAGPGLADLPPESVLVARELLPSDLIELDRDRVAAIVTERGGWTGHAAILARSLGVPAVTGVRDATAEIEEGARLLVDGEAGMVWIVPSEEEAAHFAGLKERYEQAASVAVAEERQACVTRDGVPIRLYANIARPHEAAEVARHYLDGVGLFRTEYLFLGEPEPPGFERQRDAYRLAAELLGGRPLVLRTLDLGADKNPSYLAARFPVNPSLGLRGLRLCLAAEELFRTQLRAILENFPRHDVRILFPMVLGAGDLQRALAVLRSVAAEAGLEKLPPVGALIETPSAVFTIGEILRHVDFVSVGTNDLTQYVLAADRNALEMFEDCSILHPAVLRAVRAVVQAAVAAKRPLCVCGEAAGDPVVARLLVGLGARELSMSPALAPRVRQVLRASSCAELERFAQEAIECESPEAVRQALDGLDRRKALPQRPNSSPAGQERPASERPISSVEG, encoded by the coding sequence ATGAAGGTCATCCGGGGCAAGCCCCTCTCTCCAGGTTACGGCATGGGCCGGGCGGTGGTGCTAGGCGCCGCCCGGCTCTCCGTGCCTCAATACCGCATCCAGCCCGCCCAGGTGGACGCCGAGCACCGGCGGCTGCAGCAGGCCCTGGACCGCTCCCGGGAAGAGCTGGAGCGGCTGCAGGCGCGGGTGATGGCCGAGCTGGGCCACGAGGTGGCGGACATCTTCACGGCCCACCTGGCATTCCTCCGGGATAAGCAATTCGTCGAGCGGGTGAAGGAGCAGGTGGCCCGCGACCTGGTGAACGTGGAGCAGGCCTGCCGGGCCGTGATCTCCGACCTCGCGCAGACCCTGGCGAAAGTGGACGACGAATACCTGCGGGAGCGGGAGCAGGACGTGCGGGACATGGGGCGCCGGGTGCTGCGGCATCTCGCCCGCCACGCCGGGCCTGGGCTGGCGGATCTTCCGCCCGAGTCGGTCCTCGTCGCCCGGGAGCTCCTTCCCTCCGACCTGATCGAGCTGGACCGGGATCGCGTGGCGGCCATCGTGACCGAGCGGGGCGGCTGGACGGGCCATGCCGCAATCCTCGCCCGGTCCCTGGGCGTGCCGGCGGTGACCGGGGTGCGGGACGCCACCGCGGAGATCGAGGAGGGCGCGCGCCTCCTGGTGGACGGGGAAGCCGGCATGGTCTGGATCGTCCCCTCGGAAGAGGAGGCGGCCCACTTCGCCGGCCTGAAGGAGCGCTACGAACAGGCGGCTTCCGTGGCCGTGGCGGAAGAGCGCCAGGCGTGCGTCACTCGGGACGGCGTGCCTATCCGCCTCTACGCCAACATCGCCCGGCCCCATGAAGCCGCGGAGGTGGCGCGGCATTACCTGGACGGGGTCGGCTTGTTCCGTACCGAATACCTGTTCCTCGGGGAGCCCGAGCCGCCCGGCTTCGAGCGCCAGCGGGACGCCTACCGGCTGGCGGCGGAGCTGCTGGGCGGCCGCCCCCTGGTGCTGCGCACCCTGGACCTGGGGGCGGACAAGAACCCCTCGTATCTCGCCGCCCGCTTTCCCGTCAACCCGAGCCTGGGGCTGCGGGGCCTGCGCCTTTGCCTGGCGGCCGAGGAGTTGTTCCGCACCCAGCTTCGGGCCATCCTGGAAAACTTTCCCCGCCACGACGTGCGCATCCTGTTCCCCATGGTGCTGGGGGCTGGGGACCTGCAGCGGGCGCTGGCGGTGCTGCGGTCGGTCGCCGCCGAGGCGGGGCTGGAAAAGTTGCCCCCGGTCGGGGCGCTGATCGAGACGCCTTCGGCGGTATTCACCATCGGGGAGATCTTGAGGCACGTGGACTTCGTGAGCGTCGGCACCAACGACCTCACCCAGTACGTTCTCGCCGCCGACCGTAACGCCCTGGAGATGTTCGAGGACTGCTCGATTCTGCACCCGGCGGTGCTGCGGGCGGTAAGGGCGGTGGTGCAGGCGGCCGTGGCGGCGAAACGCCCGTTGTGCGTGTGCGGAGAAGCGGCGGGGGACCCGGTGGTGGCGCGGCTGCTGGTGGGCCTGGGGGCGCGGGAGCTGAGCATGAGCCCCGCCCTGGCGCCGCGGGTGCGCCAGGTGCTGCGCGCCTCCTCCTGCGCCGAGCTGGAGCGCTTCGCCCAGGAGGCGATCGAGTGCGAAAGCCCCGAGGCGGTGCGCCAGGCCCTCGACGGGCTCGACCGGAGGAAGGCGTTGCCCCAGAGGCCGAATTCGTCTCCCGCGGGCCAGGAGCGGCCGGCTTCGGAGCGTCCCATCTCCTCAGTAGAGGGATGA
- the bioA gene encoding adenosylmethionine--8-amino-7-oxononanoate aminotransferase BioA: MKIKPSPPASRKSPAPTLGSEAEGLLRRSLAAVWHPCTQMKHHEWLPLVPVARGKGVWLYDFDGRRYLDAISSWWVNLFGHSHPKINAAIAEQLERLEHVILAGFTHAPAVELAERLSALAPGRLGHCFFASDGSSAVEIALKMSFHYWKNTGLPAKNGFVTLANSYHGETLGALSVGDVALYKETYQPLLRPCGIVPSPDGRLAEPGESAEAYALRAADALERHLERHHRKIAALIVEPLVQCAGGMAMYHPAYLARARALCDRYQVHLIADEIAVGFGRTGTLFACEQANVAPDFLCLSKGLTGGYLPLSLVLTREEIYQAFYADEVRTGFLHSHSYSGNPLACRAALATLDLFEQENVLADNRDKARFMNEAAAPLEAHPRVRNFRNTGMIWAFEVEGAGPHFPREVFREALGRELLLRPLGATVYYMPPYVIEPEEMAFLVEGTLKTLDAVCG; encoded by the coding sequence ATGAAAATTAAACCTTCCCCTCCCGCATCCCGCAAGAGTCCGGCGCCCACCCTTGGCAGCGAAGCCGAGGGGCTGCTGCGAAGGAGCCTCGCCGCCGTGTGGCATCCCTGCACCCAGATGAAGCACCACGAGTGGCTGCCCCTGGTGCCGGTGGCCCGGGGCAAGGGGGTGTGGCTCTACGACTTCGACGGGCGGCGCTATCTGGACGCCATCAGCTCCTGGTGGGTGAACCTGTTCGGCCACAGCCACCCGAAGATCAATGCCGCCATCGCCGAACAGTTGGAGCGGCTCGAGCACGTGATCCTCGCCGGCTTTACCCACGCGCCGGCGGTGGAGCTGGCCGAGCGGCTGAGCGCCCTGGCGCCCGGACGGCTCGGCCACTGCTTTTTCGCCTCCGACGGCTCCTCCGCGGTGGAAATCGCCCTCAAGATGAGCTTCCACTACTGGAAAAATACGGGTCTGCCGGCGAAGAACGGTTTCGTCACCCTGGCCAACAGCTACCATGGAGAAACGTTGGGCGCGCTCTCCGTGGGCGACGTGGCCCTCTATAAGGAGACCTACCAGCCCCTGCTGCGTCCCTGCGGCATCGTGCCCTCGCCCGACGGGCGGCTGGCGGAGCCGGGAGAAAGCGCGGAAGCCTACGCCTTGCGGGCGGCGGACGCCTTGGAACGGCACCTGGAGCGGCACCACAGGAAAATCGCGGCGCTCATCGTCGAGCCGCTCGTGCAGTGCGCCGGGGGCATGGCGATGTACCATCCCGCGTACCTCGCCCGGGCGCGGGCGCTGTGCGACCGCTACCAGGTGCACCTCATCGCCGACGAGATCGCCGTCGGTTTCGGGCGCACCGGGACGCTTTTCGCCTGCGAGCAGGCCAACGTGGCGCCCGACTTCCTGTGCCTCTCCAAAGGGCTCACCGGCGGCTACCTGCCCTTGTCGTTAGTCCTCACCCGGGAGGAGATCTACCAGGCCTTCTACGCCGACGAGGTGCGGACCGGCTTCCTCCACTCCCATTCCTACAGCGGCAACCCCCTCGCCTGCCGGGCGGCGCTCGCCACCCTGGACCTCTTCGAGCAAGAGAATGTGCTCGCCGACAACCGGGACAAGGCCCGGTTCATGAACGAGGCGGCGGCGCCCCTCGAGGCCCATCCCCGGGTGCGCAATTTCCGCAACACCGGGATGATCTGGGCCTTCGAGGTGGAAGGCGCTGGCCCCCACTTCCCCCGGGAGGTCTTCCGCGAGGCCCTCGGGCGCGAGCTGCTGCTGCGGCCCCTGGGAGCCACGGTGTACTACATGCCGCCCTATGTGATCGAGCCGGAGGAGATGGCATTCCTGGTGGAGGGCACCCTGAAGACCCTGGACGCGGTATGCGGCTGA
- a CDS encoding MBL fold hydrolase yields MRLSFVGAAGEVTGSCFLVDTGAVRFLVDCGLFQGGRDAERKNREALAFGPSTVDFVLLTHAHIDHSGLLPRLVALGFKGPVYATGATVDLLAVMLPDAAHIQEKEAERATYERRTRRGRGPDAAPLYTVTQARAALRCLRPVEYGTPVQPHPSVRCLYRDAGHILGSASIEITLDTPRGSRRIVFSGDLGQPGHPIVRDPTPVTQADVLVVESTYGNRCHKGMAETLEELTQAIVDTIAHRQGNVIVPAFAVGRTQDLLFLLADLHHQGRLPALDVYVDSPMALAATEATLRHRDLFDPQAAATLERLRSAKTDGVRIHFVQEVEESIALNRIHHGAVIISASGMCEAGRIKYHLKHNLPRPECAILITGFQAAGTLGRRLVDGARRVRIFGDEVAVKARIYTIGGLSAHADQAGLLAWLAHFQRPPAATYIVHGEATAAAALQEAIAARLGWSASIPSPGSVESLFS; encoded by the coding sequence ATGCGGCTGAGCTTCGTGGGCGCCGCGGGGGAGGTAACCGGCTCCTGCTTCCTGGTGGACACCGGCGCGGTACGCTTCCTGGTGGACTGCGGGCTTTTCCAGGGGGGGCGGGACGCCGAGCGGAAAAACCGGGAGGCCCTGGCCTTCGGGCCGTCCACCGTCGATTTCGTCCTGCTCACCCATGCCCACATCGACCACTCGGGGCTGCTGCCGCGACTCGTGGCCCTGGGGTTCAAAGGCCCCGTGTACGCCACCGGGGCGACCGTTGACCTGCTGGCCGTGATGCTTCCGGACGCCGCCCATATCCAGGAAAAGGAAGCGGAACGCGCCACCTACGAGCGCCGCACCCGGCGCGGAAGGGGACCGGACGCCGCGCCCCTGTACACCGTGACCCAGGCCCGCGCGGCGCTGCGCTGCCTTCGCCCGGTGGAGTACGGGACGCCGGTGCAGCCCCACCCGTCGGTGCGCTGCCTCTACCGGGACGCCGGCCACATCCTGGGCTCGGCCAGCATCGAAATCACCCTGGACACCCCCCGCGGAAGCCGTCGAATCGTCTTCTCCGGCGACCTGGGGCAGCCCGGGCACCCCATCGTGCGGGATCCCACGCCGGTCACCCAGGCCGACGTCCTGGTGGTGGAGTCCACCTACGGCAACCGCTGCCACAAGGGCATGGCGGAAACCCTGGAGGAGCTGACCCAGGCCATCGTGGACACCATCGCCCACCGTCAGGGCAACGTGATCGTGCCGGCCTTCGCCGTGGGCCGCACCCAGGACCTGCTGTTCCTGCTGGCGGATCTGCACCACCAGGGGCGGCTGCCGGCCCTCGACGTCTACGTGGACTCCCCCATGGCCCTGGCGGCCACCGAAGCGACCCTGCGCCACCGGGACCTGTTCGACCCCCAGGCCGCCGCCACCCTGGAGCGGCTGCGCAGCGCCAAGACGGACGGGGTGCGGATTCACTTCGTGCAGGAGGTGGAGGAGTCCATCGCGCTGAACCGGATCCACCACGGCGCTGTCATCATCTCGGCGAGCGGCATGTGCGAAGCGGGCCGCATCAAATATCATCTGAAGCACAACCTGCCCCGGCCTGAATGCGCGATTCTCATCACCGGCTTCCAGGCCGCCGGGACCCTGGGACGCCGGCTGGTGGACGGGGCCAGGCGGGTGCGGATCTTCGGCGACGAGGTGGCGGTGAAGGCCCGGATCTATACCATCGGGGGCCTCTCGGCCCACGCCGATCAGGCCGGGCTACTGGCCTGGTTGGCCCATTTCCAGCGTCCTCCCGCGGCCACCTACATCGTCCACGGGGAGGCGACCGCCGCTGCGGCGCTCCAGGAAGCCATCGCCGCGCGGCTGGGCTGGAGCGCCAGCATTCCAAGTCCTGGGTCCGTAGAGAGCCTGTTTTCATGA
- a CDS encoding D-alanyl-D-alanine carboxypeptidase codes for MTSLRSSMNRNPAAFRFIGALLAWALAALGLGAGTAASSPLPPPVRQALAAAGISRENVALFVQPVAGPGPLLAWNADAPMNPASTMKLVTTLAALELLGPTYTWKTEVYAGGPVAEGVLDGPLAIKGYGDPKLTLERLWLLLREVRARGVRVIRGDLVLDRTHFALPAADPGAFDGEPYRPYNAEPDALLLNFNAVRVSFVPEPADSRVRVYAEPHPEGLEIENRLKLGPGPCRDWEPRFHAAIASDWTRARIVFDGRYPESCGEKAESFSVLAHPRLFGDVFRQLWTELGGRLTGEVREGPVPEGAHLLATSDSPPLAEIVRDINKFSNNVMARQLLLTLGAYGFGPPATPETAARTIKAWLLQNRLEFPELVVENGAGLSRIERISARHLGELLLRAWNSPLMPEFVASLPLAGVDGTLKKHMRANAFSGQAHLKTGYLEGVRAIAGYVRDSAGQRHVVVCFVNHPNAGRTRPVMEAVIEWVYEGGRWASANSSE; via the coding sequence ATGACCAGCCTCCGCTCGTCGATGAACCGCAACCCGGCCGCTTTCCGCTTCATCGGCGCCCTGCTGGCCTGGGCGCTGGCAGCCCTCGGGCTTGGCGCGGGAACCGCGGCCTCATCCCCCTTGCCGCCCCCCGTCCGGCAAGCCCTCGCGGCCGCAGGAATTTCCCGGGAGAACGTGGCTTTGTTCGTCCAGCCGGTGGCCGGCCCCGGGCCTCTTCTCGCCTGGAACGCGGACGCCCCCATGAACCCCGCCTCCACCATGAAGCTCGTCACCACCCTGGCCGCCCTGGAGCTGCTGGGGCCCACCTACACCTGGAAGACCGAGGTGTACGCCGGCGGCCCGGTGGCGGAGGGGGTCCTGGACGGTCCCCTGGCGATCAAGGGCTACGGGGATCCCAAGCTCACCCTGGAGCGGCTGTGGCTCCTGTTGCGGGAGGTGCGGGCCCGGGGGGTTCGCGTGATCCGGGGCGACCTGGTGCTGGACCGCACCCATTTCGCCCTGCCTGCCGCGGACCCGGGCGCCTTCGACGGCGAGCCCTACCGCCCGTACAACGCGGAGCCCGACGCCCTGCTCCTCAACTTCAACGCCGTGCGGGTGAGCTTCGTGCCCGAGCCGGCGGACAGCCGAGTGCGGGTGTACGCCGAGCCCCATCCCGAGGGGCTGGAGATCGAAAACCGGCTGAAGCTCGGCCCCGGCCCGTGCCGGGACTGGGAGCCCCGCTTCCACGCCGCCATCGCCAGCGACTGGACCCGGGCCCGGATCGTGTTCGACGGACGTTACCCGGAAAGCTGTGGCGAGAAGGCGGAAAGCTTTTCCGTGCTGGCGCACCCGCGGCTTTTCGGCGACGTGTTCCGGCAGCTTTGGACCGAGCTGGGCGGGCGGCTCACGGGTGAAGTGCGGGAGGGCCCGGTGCCCGAGGGTGCGCACCTTCTCGCCACCAGCGACTCTCCGCCCCTGGCGGAGATCGTGCGGGACATCAACAAATTCAGCAACAACGTAATGGCCCGCCAGCTCTTGCTCACCCTGGGCGCCTACGGCTTCGGCCCGCCGGCCACCCCGGAGACCGCCGCCCGGACCATCAAGGCCTGGCTCCTCCAGAACCGTCTGGAGTTCCCGGAGCTGGTAGTGGAAAACGGGGCGGGGCTTTCCCGCATCGAGCGGATCAGCGCCCGCCACCTGGGAGAACTCCTTCTGCGCGCCTGGAATTCGCCCCTCATGCCGGAATTCGTGGCCTCCCTGCCACTGGCCGGCGTGGACGGCACCCTCAAGAAGCACATGCGCGCCAACGCCTTCAGCGGCCAGGCCCATCTCAAGACGGGCTACCTGGAGGGCGTACGCGCGATCGCCGGCTACGTGCGGGACAGCGCCGGGCAGCGCCACGTGGTAGTTTGCTTCGTCAACCATCCCAACGCGGGCCGCACCCGGCCGGTTATGGAAGCGGTAATCGAGTGGGTGTACGAAGGCGGCCGCTGGGCGAGCGCCAATTCCTCAGAATAA
- a CDS encoding selenium-binding protein gives MPMKSTWCVGWKPKSLILASALALVLAGLLPAAPVAADETSCSPFTPLIKGQEEFVYVWTLGVEGVGDGSDKLVTVDVNPKSKKFGKVIHTVSVGSRGEAHHMGLSDDRRYLWAGQLDSSKIYVFDIATDPAQPKLVRTITDIADKTGYVGPHTFYAIPGRMLIQALSNNKDHGGITGIAVYNNQGEFVAKYDMPLGEIGGVKGDGYGYDIGINPQKNTMLTTSFTGWNNYMMDLGKLIQDQEAMKRFGNTSVIWDFKAMKPVKIFNTPGAPLEVRWSWKPGDNWAVTTAALTSAMWVFKQDAKGEWQAHKVADIGDPTKVPLPVDISLRSDAKGLWVNTFMDGTARYFDMSNPLQPKQVYAKKIGSQVNMVSQSYDGKRLYFTSSLLANWDKKGPEDEQFLKMYHWDGKELKLAFHIDFYKEKLGRAHHMKFQVRDLKKLKPLEAALPPDHAKLAVKE, from the coding sequence ATGCCCATGAAGTCAACGTGGTGCGTCGGTTGGAAGCCGAAATCGTTGATCCTCGCCTCGGCTCTCGCCCTTGTGCTGGCGGGACTTTTGCCCGCCGCTCCCGTCGCCGCCGATGAGACCAGTTGTTCTCCCTTCACGCCGTTGATCAAAGGGCAGGAGGAGTTCGTCTACGTCTGGACCCTCGGCGTCGAGGGGGTGGGCGACGGCTCCGACAAGCTGGTGACGGTGGACGTGAACCCCAAATCCAAGAAATTCGGCAAAGTGATCCATACGGTCTCCGTGGGCAGCCGGGGCGAAGCCCATCACATGGGGCTCTCCGACGATCGCCGCTATCTCTGGGCGGGGCAGCTCGACTCGAGCAAGATCTACGTGTTCGACATCGCCACCGACCCGGCCCAGCCCAAGCTGGTGAGAACGATCACCGATATAGCGGATAAGACCGGCTACGTGGGTCCCCACACCTTCTACGCCATCCCCGGGCGCATGCTGATCCAGGCCCTGTCCAACAACAAGGACCATGGCGGGATCACCGGCATCGCCGTGTACAACAACCAGGGCGAGTTCGTGGCCAAGTACGACATGCCCCTGGGCGAGATCGGCGGGGTCAAGGGCGACGGCTACGGCTATGACATCGGTATCAATCCCCAGAAGAACACGATGCTCACCACCTCCTTTACCGGGTGGAACAACTACATGATGGACCTGGGCAAGCTGATCCAGGACCAGGAGGCGATGAAGCGCTTCGGCAATACCTCGGTGATCTGGGACTTCAAGGCGATGAAGCCCGTGAAGATCTTCAATACGCCGGGGGCACCGCTGGAAGTGCGCTGGTCCTGGAAGCCCGGCGACAACTGGGCGGTGACCACTGCGGCGCTCACATCAGCCATGTGGGTCTTCAAGCAGGATGCCAAGGGTGAGTGGCAGGCCCATAAAGTGGCGGACATCGGCGATCCGACGAAGGTGCCCTTGCCGGTAGATATCAGCCTGAGGAGCGACGCCAAGGGCTTGTGGGTCAACACCTTCATGGATGGGACGGCGCGCTATTTCGACATGTCGAATCCCCTGCAACCAAAGCAGGTGTACGCGAAAAAGATTGGATCTCAGGTCAACATGGTGTCCCAGAGCTACGACGGCAAGCGGCTTTATTTCACCAGCTCGCTCCTCGCCAACTGGGACAAGAAGGGGCCCGAGGACGAGCAGTTCCTCAAGATGTACCACTGGGACGGCAAGGAGCTCAAACTCGCCTTCCATATCGACTTCTACAAGGAAAAGCTCGGGCGTGCCCATCACATGAAGTTCCAGGTGCGGGACCTGAAGAAGCTCAAGCCCCTGGAGGCGGCGCTGCCCCCCGACCACGCCAAGCTCGCGGTGAAGGAGTGA
- a CDS encoding SCO family protein: MATRLIANNNLPQSLRLLLAGGVFFLLGLPLAQAHREKDGAPAAAPVMDFVPPAPGTYKLERIQRAADGPVLDAAGRRRQLSEFTGGKVTLLTFMYTSCADPGGCPYALYVFHQVKRSVEEDPRLYGRVRLVTLSFDPLRDTPEVLAGQQALQAGRPGAVAWHFLTTASLKELLPILDGYGQDVAIELDEKTGKPTGFYNHVLKVFLIDKAREVREIYTTAYLLPAVVVNDIKTLLMEEGHALR; the protein is encoded by the coding sequence ATGGCTACCCGGCTCATCGCCAACAATAACCTCCCTCAGAGCCTTCGCCTCCTGCTTGCAGGAGGCGTTTTTTTCCTACTGGGCCTCCCGCTCGCCCAGGCCCACAGGGAGAAGGACGGAGCGCCGGCGGCGGCCCCCGTCATGGACTTCGTGCCGCCTGCCCCCGGCACCTACAAGCTGGAACGCATCCAGCGCGCCGCCGACGGGCCGGTGCTGGACGCCGCGGGCAGGCGCCGGCAACTCTCCGAGTTCACCGGGGGCAAGGTGACCCTCCTCACCTTCATGTACACGTCTTGCGCCGATCCTGGCGGCTGCCCTTACGCCCTCTACGTGTTCCACCAGGTGAAGCGGTCGGTGGAGGAGGACCCCCGCCTGTACGGCCGGGTGCGGCTGGTGACCTTAAGCTTCGATCCTCTGCGGGACACGCCCGAGGTCCTGGCGGGACAACAGGCGCTCCAGGCCGGGCGCCCAGGCGCGGTGGCCTGGCACTTCCTCACCACGGCCTCCCTCAAGGAGCTGCTGCCCATCCTGGACGGCTACGGCCAGGACGTGGCCATTGAGCTCGATGAAAAGACTGGCAAGCCCACGGGTTTCTACAACCATGTGCTCAAAGTCTTTCTCATCGATAAAGCCCGTGAGGTGCGGGAGATCTACACGACCGCCTACCTGCTGCCCGCGGTGGTGGTGAACGACATCAAGACCCTCCTCATGGAGGAGGGCCACGCGCTGCGATGA